A genomic segment from Streptomyces antibioticus encodes:
- a CDS encoding RNA polymerase-binding protein RbpA: MSERALRGTRLVVTSYETDRGIDLAPRQAVEYACEKGHRFEMPFSVEAEIPPEWECKVCGAPALLVDGDGPEEKKAKPARTHWDMLMERRTREELEEVLEERLAVLRSGAMNLAVHPRDSRKSA; the protein is encoded by the coding sequence ATGAGTGAGCGAGCTCTTCGCGGCACGCGCCTCGTGGTGACCAGCTACGAGACGGACCGCGGCATCGACCTGGCCCCGCGCCAGGCCGTGGAGTACGCATGCGAGAAGGGGCACCGCTTCGAGATGCCCTTCTCGGTGGAGGCGGAGATCCCGCCGGAGTGGGAGTGCAAGGTCTGCGGAGCCCCTGCGCTCCTCGTGGACGGCGACGGCCCTGAGGAGAAGAAGGCCAAGCCCGCGCGTACGCATTGGGACATGCTGATGGAGCGGCGCACCCGAGAGGAACTCGAAGAGGTCCTCGAGGAGCGCCTGGCCGTTCTGCGGTCCGGGGCGATGAACCTTGCGGTGCATCCCCGCGACAGCCGCAAGTCCGCGTAG
- the fxsA gene encoding FxsA family membrane protein, translating to MTTGAPIPTYPNPGASGGATGPGAPRRRRSKLRRYLPLGLAVWLVLEIWLLTLVAGQAGGLAVFLLLVAGVVLGSVVIKRAGRRAFRNLNEALQRGSAPTRGGGNGLMMLGGLLLIIPGLISDAAGLLLLLPPVQKAIGSYTERKLLAAARAPGSLGDAYQQVRIHRPDGKVVQGEVVRDEP from the coding sequence ATGACGACTGGCGCTCCGATCCCGACGTACCCGAACCCCGGTGCCTCCGGCGGCGCCACCGGCCCGGGCGCGCCCCGGCGCCGCCGCTCCAAGCTGCGCAGGTACCTGCCGCTGGGGCTCGCCGTGTGGCTGGTGCTGGAGATCTGGCTGCTGACACTGGTCGCCGGCCAGGCCGGCGGCCTCGCGGTCTTCCTGCTGCTGGTCGCCGGGGTCGTGCTCGGCTCGGTGGTCATCAAGCGCGCCGGCCGCCGCGCCTTCCGCAATCTCAACGAGGCGCTCCAGCGCGGCTCGGCCCCCACCCGGGGCGGGGGCAACGGCCTGATGATGCTCGGCGGCCTGCTGCTGATCATCCCCGGCCTGATCTCCGACGCGGCGGGCCTGCTCCTGCTCCTGCCGCCGGTCCAGAAGGCCATCGGCTCCTACACCGAGCGCAAGCTGCTGGCCGCCGCGCGCGCCCCCGGCTCGCTGGGCGACGCCTATCAGCAGGTCCGCATCCACCGCCCCGACGGCAAGGTGGTCCAGGGCGAGGTCGTCCGCGACGAGCCGTAG
- a CDS encoding polyprenol monophosphomannose synthase, whose protein sequence is MNDGDGTLAAQDRGRRFGPLGTALVIIPTYNEAENIKGIVGRVRKAVPEAHVLVADDNSPDGTGKLADELAAGDDRVQVLHRKGKEGLGAAYLAGFRWGMEHGYGVLIEMDADGSHQPEELPRLLTALKGADLVLGSRWVPGGRVVNWPRSREVISRGGSLYSRLALDLPLRDITGGYRAFRRETLEGLGLDEVASQGYCFQVDLARRAVKAGYHVVEVPITFVEREHGDSKMSRDILVEALWRVTAWGVGERVGKITGRGGQPQAPHKKD, encoded by the coding sequence GTGAACGACGGCGACGGGACCCTCGCGGCACAGGACCGGGGGAGGCGGTTCGGTCCGCTCGGCACCGCCTTGGTGATCATTCCGACCTACAACGAGGCGGAGAACATCAAGGGGATCGTCGGACGGGTCCGCAAGGCCGTTCCCGAGGCCCATGTCCTGGTGGCCGACGACAACAGCCCCGACGGCACCGGCAAGCTCGCCGACGAACTGGCCGCCGGGGACGACCGGGTCCAGGTCCTGCACCGCAAGGGCAAGGAGGGCCTCGGCGCCGCCTACCTCGCCGGTTTCCGCTGGGGCATGGAGCACGGCTACGGCGTGCTGATCGAGATGGACGCCGACGGCTCCCACCAGCCCGAGGAACTGCCCCGGCTGCTCACCGCCCTCAAGGGCGCCGACCTGGTCCTGGGCTCCCGCTGGGTGCCGGGCGGCCGGGTCGTGAACTGGCCCCGGTCCCGCGAGGTCATCTCCCGCGGCGGCAGCCTCTACTCCCGGCTCGCCCTCGACCTGCCGCTGCGCGACATCACCGGCGGCTACCGGGCGTTCCGCCGCGAGACCCTGGAGGGCCTCGGACTCGACGAGGTCGCCTCCCAGGGCTACTGCTTCCAGGTCGACCTGGCCCGCCGCGCCGTCAAGGCCGGCTACCACGTCGTGGAGGTCCCGATCACCTTCGTCGAGCGCGAGCACGGCGACTCCAAGATGAGCCGCGACATCCTCGTCGAGGCCCTCTGGAGGGTCACCGCGTGGGGCGTGGGGGAGCGGGTCGGCAAGATCACCGGCCGCGGCGGGCAGCCACAGGCCCCGCACAAGAAGGACTGA
- a CDS encoding amidohydrolase, producing the protein MSERTPEPKTVLLRRGEVHSPADPFATAMVVERGQVAWVGSEGAADAFADGVDEVVDLDGALVTPAFTDAHVHTTSTGLALTGLDLSTAPTLEAALALVRDFAAARPQDTVLLGHGWDASRWPGGRPPTRAELDAATGGRPLYLSRIDVHSAVVTSALLELTPGLGAPDGPLTADAHHAVRAAAFAAVTPARRAEAQRAALAHAASLGIGTVHECGGPEISSEDDLADLLRIAAEEPGPRVVGYWAEQGETGVAKARELGALGAAGDLFVDGALGSHTACLHAPYSDAAHTGTAYLTADDVAAHVVACTEAGLQAGFHAIGDAAVTAVVEGVRAAAEKIGLARVRAARHRVEHAEMLTPESIAAFAELGLTASVQPAFDALWGGEDGMYARRLGVERARTLNPFAALLRAGVPLAFGSDSPVTPLDPWGTVRAAAFHRTPGHGVSVRAAFTAHTRGGWRAVGRDDAGVLVPGAPADYAVWRTDELVVQAPDDRVARWSTDPRSGTPGLPDLTPGRDLPLCLRTVVGGRTVYVRPGE; encoded by the coding sequence ATGAGTGAGCGCACGCCCGAGCCGAAGACCGTCCTGCTCCGCCGAGGAGAGGTCCACAGCCCCGCCGATCCCTTCGCGACCGCGATGGTCGTGGAGCGCGGCCAGGTCGCCTGGGTGGGCTCGGAGGGCGCCGCCGACGCCTTCGCGGACGGGGTCGACGAGGTGGTCGACCTCGACGGCGCGCTCGTCACCCCCGCCTTCACCGACGCCCATGTGCACACCACGTCGACCGGTCTCGCGCTGACCGGGCTCGACCTCTCCACCGCCCCCACCCTGGAAGCGGCCCTCGCCCTGGTGCGGGACTTCGCCGCCGCCCGGCCGCAGGACACGGTGCTGCTCGGGCACGGCTGGGACGCCTCCCGCTGGCCCGGCGGCCGCCCGCCGACCCGCGCCGAACTCGACGCCGCCACCGGCGGCCGTCCCCTGTACCTGTCCCGGATCGACGTGCACTCGGCGGTCGTCACCTCGGCCCTGCTGGAGCTGACCCCCGGCCTCGGCGCGCCCGACGGGCCGCTCACCGCCGACGCCCACCACGCCGTCCGCGCCGCCGCGTTCGCGGCCGTGACGCCGGCCCGCCGCGCCGAGGCCCAGCGCGCCGCCCTCGCGCACGCCGCGTCCCTCGGCATCGGCACCGTCCACGAGTGCGGGGGCCCCGAGATCTCCTCCGAGGACGACCTCGCGGACCTGCTGCGGATCGCCGCCGAGGAGCCGGGGCCGCGGGTCGTCGGCTACTGGGCCGAGCAGGGCGAGACCGGGGTGGCCAAGGCGCGTGAGCTGGGCGCGCTCGGCGCCGCCGGTGACCTGTTCGTCGACGGCGCCCTCGGCTCCCACACCGCCTGCCTGCACGCCCCCTACAGCGACGCGGCCCACACCGGCACCGCCTACCTGACCGCCGACGACGTGGCCGCCCATGTGGTGGCCTGCACCGAGGCCGGGCTCCAGGCCGGGTTCCACGCCATCGGCGACGCCGCCGTGACCGCCGTGGTCGAGGGGGTGCGGGCCGCCGCCGAGAAGATCGGCCTCGCGCGCGTGCGCGCCGCCCGGCACCGCGTCGAGCACGCCGAGATGCTCACCCCCGAGTCCATCGCGGCCTTCGCCGAACTCGGCCTGACCGCCTCCGTGCAGCCCGCCTTCGACGCCCTGTGGGGCGGCGAGGACGGCATGTACGCCCGGCGCCTGGGCGTCGAGCGGGCCCGCACCCTGAACCCCTTCGCGGCCCTGCTGCGGGCCGGTGTGCCGCTCGCCTTCGGCTCCGACAGCCCCGTCACCCCGCTCGACCCCTGGGGCACGGTCCGCGCCGCCGCCTTCCACCGCACCCCCGGCCACGGCGTCTCCGTCCGGGCCGCCTTCACCGCCCACACCCGCGGCGGCTGGCGGGCGGTCGGCCGCGACGACGCCGGTGTGCTGGTCCCGGGCGCCCCCGCCGACTACGCGGTCTGGCGCACCGACGAACTGGTGGTCCAGGCCCCCGACGACCGGGTCGCCCGCTGGTCCACCGACCCCCGCTCCGGCACGCCGGGGCTGCCCGACCTCACCCCGGGCCGTGACCTGCCGCTCTGTCTGCGCACGGTGGTCGGCGGACGGACCGTGTACGTACGGCCGGGCGAGTGA
- a CDS encoding Lrp/AsnC family transcriptional regulator: MEELDRQIVQLLVKDGRMSYTDLGKATGLSTSAVHQRVRRLEQRGVIRGYAAVVDPEAVGLPLTAFISVKPFDPSAPDDIADRLAGVPEIEACHSVAGDENYILKVRVATPHELEELLGRLRALAGVSTRTTVALSTPYEARPPRI, translated from the coding sequence ATGGAGGAGCTGGACCGACAAATCGTGCAGCTGCTCGTCAAGGACGGGCGGATGAGTTACACCGATCTGGGCAAGGCCACGGGCCTGTCCACGTCGGCCGTGCACCAGCGGGTGCGCCGGCTGGAACAGCGCGGCGTCATCCGGGGCTACGCGGCCGTCGTCGACCCGGAGGCCGTCGGGCTGCCCCTGACCGCCTTCATCTCGGTGAAACCGTTCGACCCCAGCGCCCCCGACGACATCGCCGACCGTCTCGCCGGGGTGCCCGAGATCGAGGCGTGCCACAGCGTCGCCGGCGACGAGAACTACATCCTCAAGGTCCGCGTGGCCACCCCGCACGAGCTGGAGGAGCTGCTCGGCCGGCTGAGGGCCCTGGCGGGCGTGTCGACGCGCACGACGGTCGCCCTGTCCACGCCGTACGAGGCACGGCCGCCGCGCATCTGA
- a CDS encoding glycoside hydrolase family 18 protein, whose amino-acid sequence MHTPIRPRTRLRALLSAACCAALGAALLAGAGTATANEPAHGKPHANRSKVVGYFTDWGIYDRQYFVKNIETSGSAARLTHINYAFGNVTDGKCALGDPWADTDKPFSAAESVDGVADTADQPLAGNFNQLRKLKKLHPRLKVIWSFGGWSWSGGFGEAAKDPAAFAKSCHDLVEDPRWADVFDGIDLDWEYPNACGLTCDTSGRESYRDLMKAVRAAFGKRDLVTAAITADASPGGRIDAADYAGAARYVDWYNPMTYDYFGTWAATGPTAPHSPLTSYRGIPQQGNDSATTIAKLRSLGIPAHKLLLGIGFYGRGWTGVTQAKPGGTATGPAPGTYEAGSEDYKVLKAKCPATGTVGGTAYAKCGQEWWSYDTPRTIKDKMRYKDRQGLGGTFFWELSGDTANGELIRAIK is encoded by the coding sequence ATGCACACCCCGATCCGCCCCCGCACCCGGCTGCGCGCCTTACTCTCGGCCGCCTGCTGCGCCGCCCTCGGCGCGGCCCTGCTCGCCGGTGCGGGCACCGCCACCGCGAACGAGCCCGCGCACGGCAAGCCCCACGCCAACCGGTCCAAGGTCGTCGGCTACTTCACCGACTGGGGCATCTACGACCGCCAGTACTTCGTCAAGAACATCGAGACCTCCGGCTCCGCCGCCCGGCTCACGCACATCAACTACGCCTTCGGCAACGTCACGGACGGCAAGTGCGCCCTCGGCGACCCCTGGGCCGACACCGACAAGCCGTTCAGCGCCGCCGAGTCCGTGGACGGCGTCGCCGACACCGCGGACCAGCCGCTCGCCGGCAACTTCAACCAACTGCGCAAGCTGAAGAAGCTGCATCCGCGTCTCAAGGTCATCTGGTCGTTCGGCGGCTGGAGTTGGTCCGGCGGCTTCGGCGAGGCGGCCAAGGACCCGGCGGCCTTCGCCAAGTCCTGCCACGACCTGGTCGAGGACCCCCGCTGGGCGGACGTCTTCGACGGCATCGACCTCGACTGGGAGTACCCCAACGCCTGCGGCCTCACCTGCGACACCAGCGGGCGGGAGTCCTACCGGGACCTCATGAAGGCGGTGCGCGCCGCCTTCGGGAAGCGGGACCTGGTCACGGCCGCGATCACCGCGGACGCCTCCCCCGGCGGCCGGATCGACGCGGCGGACTACGCGGGCGCCGCCCGGTACGTCGACTGGTACAACCCGATGACGTACGACTACTTCGGCACCTGGGCGGCCACCGGACCCACGGCACCGCACTCCCCGCTGACCTCCTACCGCGGCATCCCGCAGCAGGGCAACGACAGCGCCACCACGATCGCCAAGCTCAGGAGCCTCGGCATCCCCGCCCACAAGCTGCTGCTCGGCATCGGCTTCTACGGCCGCGGCTGGACCGGCGTCACCCAGGCGAAGCCGGGCGGGACGGCCACCGGACCGGCGCCGGGCACGTACGAGGCGGGCAGCGAGGACTACAAGGTCCTCAAGGCGAAGTGCCCCGCCACCGGGACGGTCGGCGGCACCGCCTACGCCAAGTGCGGCCAGGAATGGTGGAGTTACGACACCCCGAGGACCATCAAGGACAAGATGCGCTACAAGGACCGCCAGGGTCTTGGCGGGACCTTCTTCTGGGAGCTGAGCGGGGACACCGCCAACGGTGAGCTGATCCGAGCGATCAAGTAG
- a CDS encoding TetR/AcrR family transcriptional regulator, with amino-acid sequence MKISQQRDAARPRARGTERSLARRAELIAIGRRLFADTSYDALSMDDIARQAHVAKGLIYYYFQSKRGYYLAIVQDSVADLVSFAASGVELSPVDRVQRTIDGYLRYAEHNQAAFRTIVSGGVGFDTEVHAVRDGVRAAIVATIAEGAYGRGDIPALPRMGLLAWVCSVEGATLEWIDRPELSRSAMCDLLVRTLGGTLRAIEEMEPAFTAPEPARRDA; translated from the coding sequence GTGAAAATCAGCCAACAGCGCGACGCCGCGCGGCCCCGGGCGCGCGGAACCGAGCGTTCGCTCGCGCGCCGTGCCGAACTCATCGCCATCGGGCGCAGGTTGTTCGCCGACACGTCCTACGACGCGCTCTCGATGGACGACATCGCGCGTCAGGCGCATGTCGCCAAGGGGCTGATCTACTACTACTTCCAGTCCAAGCGCGGCTATTACCTGGCGATCGTGCAGGACTCGGTCGCGGACCTGGTCTCCTTCGCCGCGAGCGGTGTCGAGCTGTCCCCGGTGGACCGGGTGCAGCGCACGATCGACGGCTATCTGCGTTATGCCGAGCACAACCAGGCCGCCTTCCGCACGATCGTGAGCGGTGGCGTCGGCTTCGACACCGAGGTGCACGCCGTCCGGGACGGGGTGCGCGCGGCGATCGTGGCGACCATCGCCGAGGGCGCCTACGGCCGCGGTGACATCCCGGCGCTGCCCCGGATGGGCCTGCTGGCCTGGGTGTGCAGTGTGGAGGGGGCCACGCTGGAGTGGATCGACCGCCCCGAACTCTCCCGCTCCGCCATGTGCGATCTGCTGGTGAGGACGCTGGGCGGCACCCTGCGCGCCATCGAGGAGATGGAGCCGGCCTTCACCGCGCCGGAACCGGCCCGCCGGGACGCCTGA
- a CDS encoding SCO1431 family membrane protein — MTAHAATPVRTRTGGPGDDGPKVVEHVMGWVLVVVVAMLVTQLGLL, encoded by the coding sequence ATGACCGCACACGCAGCCACCCCTGTCCGCACCCGCACCGGCGGCCCCGGTGACGACGGTCCGAAGGTCGTCGAGCATGTGATGGGCTGGGTCCTCGTCGTGGTCGTCGCGATGCTGGTGACCCAGCTCGGGCTGCTCTGA
- a CDS encoding peptidase C39 family protein — protein MHMPEQPSRRSLLGAALAGTVTATVTGGTAATATAVTAAAPTRPIDTRSWLTHGDWSTGTARGTRAVAGVRPGLVLDAPLGTLDHTDPHMSKTATWEYATWTSPVHRFAVPATEAIAFWNASTPAGTWLQIELKAGYSDGTDTPWYVMGRWAAGDQDIKRTSVDGQRDGRSTVWTDTLALDDASKGLRLVSYRLRLTLHRRPGTALTPTVWRAGVTGSDIPDRFTVPASVPGLARELAVPRYSQEIHKGRYPEYDNGGEAWCSPTSSQMIIEYWGGRLTPAQLKWVDPSYSDPQVCHAARHTYDHQYGGCGNWPFNAAYAATFKDLQGVVTRLASLTELETLIAAGIPAMTSQSFLKEELTGAGYGTAGHLMTVIGFTAAGDVIANDPNAADDAAVRRVYRRREFENVWLRTKRYNASGAVASGTGGVCYLYFPARPTARQRAALAAVGVSA, from the coding sequence ATGCACATGCCGGAACAGCCGTCCCGCCGATCCCTCCTCGGCGCCGCGCTCGCCGGCACGGTCACCGCCACGGTGACCGGCGGCACGGCCGCAACCGCCACCGCCGTCACGGCCGCCGCCCCCACCCGCCCCATCGACACCCGCTCCTGGCTCACGCACGGCGACTGGAGCACCGGAACCGCCCGCGGCACCCGCGCCGTCGCGGGCGTCCGGCCGGGGCTGGTCCTCGACGCCCCGCTCGGCACCCTCGACCACACCGACCCGCACATGTCGAAGACCGCGACCTGGGAGTACGCGACCTGGACGTCCCCCGTCCACCGGTTCGCCGTCCCCGCCACCGAGGCCATCGCCTTCTGGAACGCGAGCACCCCGGCCGGCACCTGGCTCCAGATCGAGCTGAAGGCCGGCTACTCCGACGGCACGGACACCCCCTGGTACGTGATGGGCCGCTGGGCGGCCGGCGACCAGGACATCAAGCGGACCTCCGTCGACGGCCAGCGCGACGGCCGCAGCACGGTCTGGACGGACACCCTCGCGCTCGACGACGCCTCGAAGGGCCTGCGCCTGGTGTCGTACCGACTGCGGCTCACCCTGCACCGCCGCCCCGGCACCGCGCTCACCCCGACCGTGTGGCGGGCCGGCGTGACCGGCTCGGACATCCCGGACCGCTTCACCGTCCCGGCCTCGGTGCCCGGCCTCGCGCGGGAGCTGGCGGTGCCGCGCTACTCGCAGGAGATCCACAAGGGCCGCTATCCGGAGTACGACAACGGCGGCGAGGCGTGGTGCAGCCCCACCTCCTCGCAGATGATCATCGAGTACTGGGGCGGCCGGCTCACCCCCGCGCAACTGAAGTGGGTCGACCCGTCCTACTCCGACCCGCAGGTGTGCCACGCGGCCCGCCACACCTACGACCACCAGTACGGGGGCTGCGGCAACTGGCCGTTCAACGCGGCCTACGCGGCCACCTTCAAGGACCTCCAGGGCGTGGTGACCCGGCTCGCCTCCCTCACCGAACTGGAGACGCTGATCGCGGCCGGGATCCCCGCCATGACCTCGCAGTCCTTCCTCAAGGAGGAGCTGACCGGCGCGGGGTACGGCACGGCCGGGCACCTGATGACCGTGATCGGCTTCACCGCCGCAGGCGATGTGATCGCCAACGACCCCAACGCGGCGGACGACGCGGCGGTGCGGCGCGTGTACCGGCGGCGGGAGTTCGAGAACGTCTGGCTGCGGACCAAGCGGTATAACGCGAGCGGCGCGGTCGCCTCCGGGACCGGGGGAGTCTGCTACCTCTACTTCCCGGCCCGCCCGACGGCCCGGCAGCGCGCGGCGCTGGCCGCGGTGGGCGTGAGCGCCTGA
- a CDS encoding uridine kinase family protein produces the protein MDPLVSWIRQLPPSCGPVRLVGVDGHAGSGKSTFAGRLAEALGGAPVLHLDDVASHDELFDWTDRLFAEVIEPFGLGATAHPAPYDWRERRFGTPRTLPPAPVVLIEGVGAGRRALRPFLAGLLWLDVPRETAWARGRARDGEEQRAFWDGWVRAEENHFDEDPSKPYADFLVRQLGTGYEVLAGRSGDPGTRWIVTHREGPPAMW, from the coding sequence ATCGACCCGCTCGTCTCCTGGATCCGCCAGCTCCCCCCGTCCTGTGGGCCGGTGCGGCTGGTCGGGGTCGACGGGCATGCCGGGTCGGGGAAGTCGACGTTCGCCGGGCGGCTCGCCGAGGCCCTCGGTGGGGCGCCCGTGCTGCATCTCGACGACGTCGCCAGCCACGACGAGCTGTTCGACTGGACCGATCGGCTGTTCGCCGAGGTGATCGAGCCCTTCGGCCTGGGCGCCACCGCGCACCCCGCGCCCTACGACTGGCGCGAGCGCCGCTTCGGCACGCCCCGCACGCTGCCCCCGGCCCCCGTCGTGCTGATCGAGGGCGTCGGCGCCGGACGCCGGGCGCTGCGGCCCTTCCTCGCGGGTCTGCTGTGGCTCGATGTGCCGCGCGAGACGGCCTGGGCGCGCGGTCGGGCACGGGACGGCGAGGAGCAGCGGGCGTTCTGGGACGGGTGGGTCCGGGCCGAGGAGAACCACTTCGACGAGGACCCGTCAAAACCGTACGCCGACTTCCTGGTACGGCAGTTGGGGACGGGGTACGAGGTGCTGGCGGGGCGTTCGGGAGACCCCGGCACCCGGTGGATCGTCACCCACCGTGAAGGACCACCCGCAATGTGGTGA
- a CDS encoding AAA family ATPase, which yields MDFGTRGPEAPADLAWLRGVDAYTMGAYPQAEEEFRTAVRIDPGMADGWLGLHALRVDTTTALLRMYRHRERFGEQRARHRRPLNSWYWLGWWVQPVLESPRDLLLAHASHWLDGRHVPELDRALAGLPPVDTDHQVRFLHACRAYLVKDWEQLVRHTDPLLGDALLGIEAGLFGGMARVRLEMYGQAEPMLSTALMRCRSEQPQRKELRYWLARAHEGTGRSAAALPLYRAVHRVDPAFMDTSARLAAISEGDGYDDHADLAAITLTGIGQDSVDGPDGFDPLFGTEGRDLKLTEPADLPPVGPLPSVSDPVVREKPLVPSSLPAGPTDPVLLEEALAELERMVGLEPVKRQVKALSAQLNMARLRAGQGLPVQPPKRHFVFSGPSGTGKTTVARILGRVFYALGLLGGDHLVEAQRADLVGEYLGQTAVKANELIDSALGGVLFVDEAYSLSNSGYGKGDAYGDEALQVLLKRAEDNRDHLVVILAGYPEGMDRLLAANPGLSSRFTTRVDFPSYRPLELTSIGEVLAAENGDVWDEEALDELRSIAGHVVDQGWIDELGNGRFLRTLYEKSCAYRDLRLSTYPGTLTRDDLATLRLPDLMQAYGEVLSGRGPQDPSPM from the coding sequence ATGGACTTCGGCACGCGAGGCCCCGAGGCACCGGCCGACCTCGCCTGGCTCCGAGGCGTGGACGCCTACACCATGGGCGCGTATCCACAGGCCGAGGAGGAGTTCCGCACCGCGGTGCGGATCGATCCCGGGATGGCCGACGGCTGGCTCGGGCTGCACGCCCTGCGGGTGGACACGACGACCGCGCTGCTGCGGATGTACCGCCACCGCGAACGCTTCGGCGAACAGCGCGCCCGGCATCGGCGGCCGCTCAACTCCTGGTACTGGCTGGGCTGGTGGGTGCAGCCGGTGCTGGAGAGCCCGCGCGATCTGCTGCTGGCGCACGCCTCGCACTGGCTGGACGGCCGCCATGTGCCCGAGCTGGACCGGGCGTTGGCCGGGCTACCGCCTGTCGACACCGATCACCAGGTCCGCTTCCTGCACGCCTGCCGGGCCTATCTGGTCAAGGACTGGGAGCAGTTGGTCCGGCACACCGACCCGCTGCTCGGCGACGCGCTGCTGGGCATCGAGGCCGGTCTGTTCGGCGGGATGGCCCGGGTCCGGCTGGAGATGTACGGGCAGGCCGAGCCGATGCTGTCGACGGCCCTGATGCGCTGCCGCAGCGAGCAGCCGCAGCGCAAGGAACTGCGCTACTGGCTGGCCCGCGCCCATGAGGGCACCGGCCGCTCGGCGGCCGCGCTCCCGCTGTACCGGGCGGTGCACCGCGTGGACCCCGCCTTCATGGACACCTCGGCCCGGCTGGCCGCGATCTCCGAGGGCGACGGGTACGACGATCACGCCGACCTCGCGGCGATCACCCTCACCGGGATCGGGCAGGACAGCGTGGACGGGCCGGACGGCTTCGATCCGCTGTTCGGCACCGAGGGCCGGGATCTGAAGCTGACCGAGCCGGCCGATCTGCCGCCGGTCGGCCCGCTGCCGTCGGTGTCCGACCCGGTGGTGCGCGAGAAGCCTCTCGTGCCCTCGTCGCTGCCGGCCGGTCCCACGGACCCGGTCTTACTCGAGGAGGCGCTCGCCGAGCTGGAGCGCATGGTGGGTCTGGAACCGGTGAAACGCCAGGTCAAGGCCCTGTCGGCACAGTTGAACATGGCCCGGCTGCGGGCCGGGCAGGGCCTTCCGGTCCAGCCGCCCAAACGGCACTTCGTCTTCTCCGGCCCCTCCGGCACCGGCAAGACCACGGTGGCCCGCATCCTGGGCCGGGTCTTCTACGCCCTCGGTCTGCTCGGTGGCGACCATCTGGTGGAGGCCCAGCGGGCCGACCTGGTCGGCGAGTACCTCGGCCAGACGGCGGTCAAGGCCAATGAACTCATCGACTCGGCCCTCGGCGGTGTGCTCTTCGTCGACGAGGCGTACTCGCTGTCCAACTCCGGCTACGGCAAGGGCGACGCGTACGGCGACGAGGCGTTGCAGGTGCTGCTGAAGCGGGCCGAGGACAACCGGGACCACCTGGTGGTGATCCTGGCCGGCTATCCGGAGGGCATGGACCGGCTGCTGGCCGCGAACCCCGGGCTCTCCTCGCGCTTCACGACGCGCGTCGACTTCCCCTCGTACCGTCCGCTGGAACTCACCTCCATCGGCGAGGTGCTGGCCGCGGAGAACGGGGACGTGTGGGACGAGGAGGCGCTCGACGAGCTGCGCTCCATCGCCGGACATGTGGTGGACCAGGGGTGGATCGACGAGCTGGGCAACGGACGGTTCCTGCGCACCCTGTACGAGAAGAGCTGCGCCTACCGCGATCTGCGGCTGTCGACCTATCCGGGCACGCTCACCAGGGACGATCTGGCCACGCTGCGGCTGCCGGACCTGATGCAGGCGTACGGCGAGGTGCTGTCGGGGCGGGGGCCCCAGGACCCGTCGCCCATGTGA